A window of the Torulaspora globosa chromosome 6, complete sequence genome harbors these coding sequences:
- the SMC5 gene encoding DNA repair ATPase SMC5 (ancestral locus Anc_7.101) encodes MTVASSSLGVAKRRDEDFDRYPVGKKLRFNSVRYEDFKPGALIKMRLVNFVTYKLTEFDLSPSLNMIIGPNGSGKSTFVCAVCLGLAGKTELLGRSKKVTDFIKNGEDSGLIEITLKNSGKLQDIPHVNAEDQIIKITRRITRLKTRTEYFINDREVTEHVVRALVAGLNIQLDNLCQFLSQERVASFAGLKSDKLLVETLRSIDLGLCEMLASLKTHQSEENDFQKQLNSKQKRLDELLKKRNELQGSVEQLRHYQEKRKRIDIHRKLIPYVRIKAVAAERRLRRAELNQAVRNLKEFLKEKSPLVELDSQIKEKVASAAEELKTTEELFEKLKAACTERAEKLCDIRSRIGRKKLNAESCQKRRSRLRAEIAHKRQELDQERAALRTGQMPDPALFSQLEARQNDLIRHESEIKRAIREAESNITNKNYEISDLKRRIITKEALLSKDDRIGVLDNLASTDRAGGNIFRTVKDAVGYVRDRPEMRLSVLEPPVIAVSVSSPKYAAYLAQCVDFNTRIAFTLVGSEAYDRFANELLDNFRVNTRELSAAEMKPPLPREQLKRLGFDFYLSDIVTGDARVIKMLCQNCNIHSIPISLRELAPQQITKLMEPRSNGKLLFTKFIHGYKVVDMGIGAYSRQVWTKDYECAKKTDFFQISVMSDEKKSSIRAEISQVQAKIDDISKSIEDLESAKKESRNNLSKSSKENERISRELQELNDIRKKWSLAGATIQRLTSEIEKLTDEIERGLPSQIKQIDDEISTIKTSQTTVLRELAATIKRLKECQKELALSNVRNFEAKNLDISMSDVIQSINRKEEELNNECNSRKKRLEEAKNVNVQELKKEIKSYTEETQQQLHAYVEKYDNEGTFNLEHIEGIIDKLESEVATLNNDESAISILDGVEKEVRDLEKDLPQIASKLKEVQGLIREKRKEFEPKVDDLVKKISDKFSELFKQIGSKGYVGLSKPTSFAEWKIEIKVAFRDSAELTRLDAQKQSGGERAVSTVLYMIALQPFTTAPFRVVDEINQGMDARNERIVHKFMVTNACVDNTSQYFLITPKLLTDLYYDERMMIHTVMAGPWVPNPSERPEMACLGKTSKYII; translated from the coding sequence ATGACGGTTGCTTCGAGCTCTTTGGGTGTGGCTAAGAGACGTGATGAGGACTTTGACAGATACCCAGTGGGCAAAAAATTGAGATTTAATAGTGTCAGATACGAGGATTTCAAACCTGGAGCTTTAATCAAGATGAGATTGGTGAATTTTGTCACTTATAAGTTGACGGAATTCGATCTCTCGCCCTCTTTGAACATGATCATAGGTCCAAATGGATCGGGAAAGTCGACTTTTGTATGTGCAGTATGCCTTGGGTTGGCAGGCAAGACGGAGCTCCTTGGCAGAAGTAAAAAGGTTACGgatttcatcaaaaatgGGGAAGATAGCGGGCTTATCGAAATCACTCTGAAGAACTCTGGGAAATTGCAGGACATTCCGCATGTAAATGCTGAGGACCAGATAATAAAGATCACTCGGCGGATAACGAGGCTTAAGACGAGGACTGAATACTTTATTAATGATCGAGAAGTTACAGAGCATGTGGTCAGAGCACTTGTCGCCGGATTGAACATTCAGTTGGATAACCTGTGTCAATTCCTATCGCAGGAGCGTGTTGCCAGCTTCGCGGGACTGAAATCTGACAAGTTGTTGGTGGAGACGCTCCGATCTATTGATCTGGGTTTATGTGAGATGCTAGCAAGCCTCAAGACTCATCAATCAGAGGAGAACGACTTTCAGAAGCAGTTGAACtcaaagcagaaaaggcttgatgagctgctcaagAAACGCAACGAGCTACAAGGATCTGTGGAGCAGCTACGACACTACCaggagaagaggaaaagaataGATATCCACAGGAAACTGATACCCTATGTGCGTATCAAAGCTGTCGCAGCGGAACGGCGGCTTCGGAGAGCGGAGTTAAATCAAGCTGTGAGGAACCTAAAggagttcttgaaggagaaatcACCGTTAGTCGAATTAGACAGTcagatcaaggaaaaggtGGCCTCTGCTGCCGAGGAGCTGAAGACTACAGAGGAGCTATTCGAAAAGTTGAAGGCAGCCTGCACAGAAAGGGCAGAAAAACTGTGTGATATCAGAAGTCGgattggaagaaagaagtTGAACGCCGAATCATGccagaagagaagaagccgaTTACGGGCTGAGATAGCCCACAAAAGGCAGGAACTGGATCAAGAGCGGGCTGCGTTGAGAACCGGACAGATGCCCGACCCTGCGCTCTTCTCGCAGCTTGAAGCCCGGCAAAATGATCTGATCCGGCACGAAAGTGAAATCAAAAGGGCGATAAGAGAAGCAGAGTCGAATATAACAAACAAAAATTACGAGATAAGTGATCTAAAGAGAAGGATCATAACAAAGGAAGCCTTGCTGAGTAAAGATGATAGAATCGGAGTCCTGGATAACCTTGCATCGACCGATAGGGCCGGTGGTAATATATTTAGGACTGTTAAGGATGCTGTGGGATACGTAAGGGACAGGCCTGAGATGCGCCTATCCGTGCTTGAACCTCCAGTAATTGCGGTGTCAGTAAGCAGCCCGAAGTATGCAGCGTATTTGGCGCAATGCGTGGACTTTAATACCAGAATAGCCTTCACTCTAGTGGGTTCCGAGGCATATGACCGATTTGCCAATGAGCTCTTGGATAACTTCAGAGTTAATACAAGGGAATTAAGTGCCGCAGAAATGAAGCCCCCTTTACCAAGAGAACAACTGAAGCGACTGGGTTTTGATTTCTATCTGTCCGATATTGTTACTGGTGATGCCCGAGTCATCAAAATGCTGTGCCAGAACTGTAATATTCACTCGATACCCATTTCTCTACGCGAGTTGGCCCCACAGCAGATAACGAAATTAATGGAACCAAGAAGCAATGGCAAATTACTTTTCACAAAATTCATTCATGGTTATAAGGTGGTAGACATGGGAATAGGTGCGTATAGTCGTCAGGTATGGACAAAAGATTACGAATGTGCCAAGAAAACCGACTTCTTTCAGATTTCAGTTATGTCAGATGAAAAGAAATCGAGCATCAGAGCTGAAATTTCGCAAGTACAAGCTAAAATCGACGATATCTCAAAGAGTATTGAAGATTTAGAGAGCGCAAAGAAGGAGTCGAGAAACAATTTATCTAAGAGCTCTAAAGAAAATGAGCGAATTTCCAGAGAACTCCAGGAGCTAAATGACATTCGCAAGAAATGGTCTTTAGCTGGTGCGACAATTCAACGTTTGACATCGGAAATTGAAAAGTTAACTGATGAGATCGAAAGGGGTCTACCTTCGCAAATCAAGCAGATTGATGACGAAATCTCCACGATAAAAACATCACAAACTACTGTCCTGAGAGAGTTGGCTGCGACCATCAAAAGACTCAAAGAGTGCCAAAAGGAGCTCGCTCTCTCTAACGTGAGAAACTTTGAGGCCAAGAATCTGGATATCTCCATGAGCGACGTTATTCAGTCTATCaatcgaaaagaagaggaattgAATAACGAATGCAATAGCAGAAAAAAAAGGCTTGAAGAGGCAAAGAATGTCAATGTTCAAGAGCTTAAAAAGGAGATTAAGTCTTACACCGAGGAAACGCAGCAACAACTGCATGCCTATGTTGAGAAATATGACAATGAAGGAACATTTAATTTAGAGCACATAGAAGGGATAATCGACAAACTAGAGTCCGAAGTCGCAACGTTGAATAATGACGAATCTGCCATCAGTATTCTTGATGGAGTTGAGAAAGAAGTAAGGGACCTGGAAAAAGATTTACCCCAGATTGCGAGTAAATTGAAAGAGGTACAGGGCCTCATAAGGGAAAAGCGGAAGGAGTTCGAGCCAAAAGTGGATGACCTCGTTAAGAAGATATCAGATAAATTCTCTGAGCTTTTCAAACAGATTGGGAGTAAAGGTTATGTTGGCTTGAGCAAGCCTACCTCGTTCGCAGAATGGAAGATTGAAATAAAAGTGGCATTCAGAGACAGTGCAGAACTGACGAGGCTAGATGCACAAAAGCAATCTGGTGGAGAACGAGCTGTGTCAACGGTACTGTACATGATAGCGCTGCAGCCTTTCACTACAGCGCCTTTCAGAGTTGTGGATGAAATAAACCAAGGTATGGATGCTCGTAACGAAAGAATTGTTCACAAATTCATGGTCACAAATGCATGCGTCGACAACACTTCGCAATACTTTCTTATCACTCCCAAGCTTTTGACAGATCTATACTACGATGAGAGGATGATGATTCACACCGTGATGGCAGGGCCATGGGTTCCAAACCCCAGTGAACGCCCAGAAATGGCCTGTTTGGGCAAAACATCGAAGTACATTATTTAA
- the MSE1 gene encoding glutamate--tRNA ligase MSE1 (ancestral locus Anc_7.100) has translation MRAIASRLYSGLRKKEPGDLFSSRSILSKKPVKDVHPKAPVRTRFAPSPTGLLHIGSLRTALYNYLLARNTGGQFLLRLEDTDQKRLVPGAEQNIYDSLKWCGIDYDEGPNVNDMKCGPFRQSERTSIYQKYVDGLLESGHAYRCFCSKERLDGLRESAKRLKPPTTTSYDRACADLSQKEIDDNLAKRTPFTIRMRAPDRYPPFKDLLHGVVDIQPQVNINDRRYDDPILVKSDNLPTYHFANVIDDHLMKITHVIRGEEWLPSTQKHIALYQAFGWEPPSFIHIPLLTSANDKKLSKRKGDASVLNMKENGILPEALVNFCVLFGWSPPRKLATANHECFTLKEFERIFNLNYLTKGNAKVDDKKLWFFNKHYLQSRLADPSQFEIIAQEVCSNIRPVFGDAVTLDKIKVILKKCGTALTTLNEFKDTFSYFFQRPTYTNSKAASEFLETHNKEDTLRVLEHFQDAISQSNIEELIRELASQASISKKAIFESLRFALAESHPGTKIPVLIELLGPEEANVRISRAIGRIQAPTSRL, from the coding sequence ATGAGGGCAATAGCAAGCAGGCTATACAGTGGTTTAAGAAAGAAGGAACCGGGCGATCTATTCTCTAGTAGGTCCATactctcgaagaagccTGTGAAGGATGTCCATCCCAAAGCACCGGTTCGTACCAGGTTTGCACCTTCTCCTACAGGATTACTGCATATCGGTTCATTGAGGACTGCTCTGTACAACTACTTACTGGCCAGGAACACTGGGGGACAGTTTTTACTGAGACTGGAAGATACGGATCAGAAGAGGTTAGTACCAGGAGCAGAACAGAACATCTACGACAGTCTCAAGTGGTGTGGAATCGATTATGATGAGGGTCCAAATGTCAATGATATGAAGTGCGGGCCTTTCAGGCAGAGTGAGAGAACCTCGATCTATCAGAAGTATGTCGATGGGCTGCTCGAGTCAGGCCATGCCTACCGTTGCTTTTGCTCAAAAGAGAGGTTAGATGGGCTCAGAGAATCCGCAAAACGATTGAAACCACCAACAACGACAAGTTATGATCGAGCGTGTGCTGACTTAAGCCAGAAAGAGATAGATGATAATCTGGCCAAGCGAACTCCTTTCACAATCAGAATGAGGGCTCCCGATCGATATCCCCCTTTCAAAGATCTTCTACATGGTGTTGTTGATATACAGCCGCAGGTTAATATTAATGATCGCAGATATGACGACCCTATTTTAGTCAAATCTGACAACCTACCCACTTATCATTTTGCTAATGTTATTGATGATCATTTAATGAAGATCACCCACGTAATTCGGGGTGAGGAATGGCTTCCATCTACCCAAAAGCATATTGCTCTCTATCAGGCCTTTGGATGGGAACCGCCATCGTTCATCCACATCCCATTATTGACCAGTGCAAACGAcaagaaattgagcaaGCGGAAGGGCGACGCCTCTGTGTTAAACATGAAGGAAAACGGTATTTTGCCAGAAGCTCTAGTGAACTTTTGTGTACTATTTGGCTGGTCACCGCCAAGGAAGCTTGCCACTGCGAATCACGAATGTTTTACATTAAAAGAGTTCGAACGGATTTTTAATCTGAACTACCTAACGAAAGGCAACGCTAAAGTTGATGATAAGAAGCTGTGGTTTTTCAATAAACATTACCTACAGAGCCGATTAGCGGATCCCTCGCAGTTTGAAATAATCGCACAAGAAGTTTGCAGCAACATAAGGCCTGTATTCGGAGATGCGGTAACATTAGATAAAATCAAAGTGATTCTAAAGAAATGCGGAACAGCTCTCACAACGTTAAATGAGTTCAAAGATACGTTTTCCTACTTTTTCCAGAGGCCAACATACACAAATTCGAAGGCAGCTAGTGAATTTCTAGAAACACACAACAAGGAAGACACTTTGAGGGTCTTGGAGCACTTCCAAGACGCCATTAGTCAATCAAAcattgaagagctcatTAGAGAACTAGCCTCTCAGGCCTCGATAtccaagaaagccatcTTCGAGTCATTGAGATTCGCGCTGGCGGAATCACATCCTGGAACGAAGATACCAGTACTCATCGAACTCCTGGGCCCTGAAGAAGCGAATGTCAGGATCTCCCGAGCCATTGGCCGGATCCAAGCACCAACTAGTAGGCTATAG
- the OPI10 gene encoding Opi10p (ancestral locus Anc_7.99): MFAAIASGNPLQLSTEVPNSNGLQHTIVLSSTKPKSYSHITLFILPNVTFPDNFIATVYFKLSPNEDFKIFGYLGNEKPSAIFKVKLPSAASLGQPPSGYGDGLGEIDMDDNIGGMGDSSNHNISELIIGISIEPRDQGMMKINEWKAEQQASKSSSSSLVLSRPGMQGNVLTVGQLATAYPKLTQELAAKIVQHAYNYLSGFLDAAGNVSIKRFDTWWDKFKTRLANDGTFLDEVTSS; this comes from the coding sequence ATGtttgctgcaattgcaTCGGGGAATCCGCTACAATTATCCACAGAGGTGCCCAATTCAAATGGATTACAACATACAATAGTACTGTCGTCAACGAAACCGAAGTCATATTCCCATATTACCTTATTCATTTTACCAAATGTGACATTTCCAGATAATTTCATTGCGACGGTTTACTTCAAGCTAAGTCCAAACGAAGATTTTAAGATCTTTGGGTATCTAGGGAATGAGAAACCAAGTGCTATCTTCAAGGTGAAGCTGCCAAGTGCGGCTTCATTAGGGCAGCCTCCATCCGGTTATGGCGACGGCTTGGGCGAGATAGACATGGATGACAACATTGGTGGTATGGGAGACAGTAGCAATCATAATATATCAGAACTGATTATTGGCATATCAATAGAACCTAGGGATCAAGgaatgatgaaaataaACGAATGGAAGGCTGAGCAACAGGCTTCGAAGAGTAGCAGTTCATCGCTTGTACTGTCTCGTCCAGGGATGCAGGGCAATGTTCTCACTGTTGGCCAGCTGGCGACAGCATATCCCAAGCTCACACAGGAACTGGCGGCCAAGATAGTGCAACATGCATATAACTACCTCTCTGGATTCCTGGATGCTGCTGGGAACGTTTCAATCAAGAGATTCGATACGTGGTGGGATAAATTCAAGACCAGGCTGGCGAACGACGGGACTTTTCTAGATGAGGTAACCAGTAGTTGA
- the SIL1 gene encoding Sil1p (ancestral locus Anc_7.98), which produces MARLRSSLLIGLLAGLALSTTTLSKHQDDKESTQLHIGDSQICNEFECYPKVFEASSLWQEIKPGQHLPGGLDVRMNLETGVREAKLCDDEHNAIPNIPVAIPESDSIPETSMHEFTQDFDVIRKLIDSDPESNLESVSAKLEDLMEFAHDYKHGYDIVAHEFDLLKRISCDEQMPLALRDISTIMITSCTRNNPRVVEYINKWYPDFIDQVYQRIGTLITNENRSDPHIKLLKRYLSLLDELTTESYEFTQFELDALDKAWQIPDKQIRIEVLELISKLFTVPGSDDSELRKRGLTDPVPFAQMWANNIQELIQDDEIDELHTRKFFDSLYAIKQDFSDVKIEASFLSWLSRQVDERKKQLDSGIKERDLEQDSFDKKMIESRHLVFGNPMAHKIKNWNDEL; this is translated from the coding sequence ATGGCGAGACTCAGATCATCGCTGTTAATTGGTCTTCTAGCTGGTCTAGCCCTGTCTACCACGACGTTGTCGAAGCATCAAGACGACAAGGAATCGACACAACTTCACATTGGTGATAGCCAAATATGTAACGAGTTTGAATGCTACCCGAAAGTGTTCGAGGCAAGCAGTCTTTGGCAAGAGATAAAGCCTGGACAACATCTACCTGGTGGTTTGGACGTGAGGATGAATCTCGAAACCGGAGTGAGGGAAGCAAAATTATGTGATGATGAGCACAACGCCATTCCAAACATCCCAGTGGCCATTCCAGAGAGCGATTCCATTCCTGAGACCAGTATGCATGAGTTTACGCAAGATTTCGACGTAATTAGAAAGCTGATTGACTCCGATCCTGAGTCGAATTTGGAAAGTGTCAGTGCAAAGCTAGAGGACTTGATGGAGTTTGCTCATGATTACAAGCATGGCTACGATATTGTCGCCCATGAATTCgatttgctgaaaaggaTAAGCTGTGATGAACAAATGCCCTTGGCACTAAGAGATATCAGTACTATAATGATCACTAGTTGCACAAGAAACAACCCTAGGGTTGTAGAATACATCAACAAATGGTATCCTGATTTCATTGATCAAGTATATCAAAGGATTGGTACGCTTATCACGAATGAAAACCGTTCAGATCCACATATCAAATTACTGAAGAGGTATTTGTCCCTGTTGGATGAGCTAACGACCGAGTCCTATGAGTTTACCCAATTTGAATTAGACGCCTTGGATAAGGCCTGGCAAATTCCTGACAAGCAGATCAGAATTGAAGTACTTGAGCTGATCTCCAAGCTTTTCACAGTTCCTGGTAGCGATGATAGTGAATTGCGGAAAAGAGGCCTAACAGATCCTGTGCCATTCGCACAAATGTGGGCAAACAATATCCAAGAATTGATTCAGGATGACGAAATTGACGAATTGCATACCCGCAAATTCTTCGATAGTTTATACGCCATAAAACAGGATTTCAGTGATGTTAAAATCGAAGCGTCGTTTCTCAGTTGGCTGTCAAGGCAAGTCGATgaaaggaagaagcagcttgaTAGTGgcatcaaagaaagagacTTGGAGCAGGATTCGTTCGACAAGAAAATGATAGAGAGCAGACACCTGGTATTCGGAAACCCTATGGCACACAAGATAAAGAATTGGAACGATGAGCTGTGA
- the CYS3 gene encoding cystathionine gamma-lyase CYS3 (ancestral locus Anc_7.97) gives MGLKDTDKFATKAIHAGAHIDIHGSVIEPISLSTTFKQSSPAAPLGEYEYSRSQNPNRKNLEDAIASLENGKYGLAFSSGSATTAVILQSLPQGSHAVSIGDVYGGTHRYFTKVANAHGVETSFTNDLIKDLPNLVKDNTKLVWIESPTNPTLKVTDIALVVDIVKKINKEILVVVDNTFLSPYLSNPLNFGVDIVVHSATKYINGHSDVVLGVLATNDKAIYERLQFLQNAIGAIPSPFDSWLTHRGLKTLHLRVRQAALSATKIAEFLAQDDRVIAVNYPGLDSHPNRDVVKKQHRDGLGGGMISFRIKGGADAAAKFTTSTRLFTLAESLGGIESLLEVPAVMTHGGIPKEQREASGVFDDLIRLSIGIEDSDDLLDDVKKALAASSQ, from the coding sequence ATGGGATTGAAAGACACTGATAAATTCGCCACTAAGGCGATCCACGCTGGTGCCCACATCGACATCCACGGATCTGTCATCGAGCCAATCTCGTTGTCTACAACTTTCAAACAATCGTCGCCTGCTGCTCCTCTAGGTGAATATGAATACTCGAGATCGCAAAACCCAAACAGAAAGAACCTGGAGGACGCTATCGCTTCCTTGGAGAACGGTAAGTACGGGTTGGCATTCTCATCTGGTTCTGCTACTACCGCTGTCATCTTGCAATCCTTGCCACAGGGCTCTCACGCTGTTTCCATCGGAGACGTCTACGGTGGTACCCATAGATATTTCACCAAGGTGGCTAACGCTCACGGTGTGGAGACCAGCTTCACCAACGACTTGATCAAGGACTTGCCAAACTTGGTTAAGGACAACACCAAGCTGGTTTGGATCGAATCTCCCACAAACCCAACTTTGAAGGTCACGGACATCGCCCTTGTGGTGGACATCgtcaagaagatcaacaaggagATCTTGGTTGTCGTCGACAACACGTTCTTATCGCCATACCTTTCCAACCCATTGAACTTCGGCGTCGATATTGTAGTCCATTCTGCCACCAAATACATCAACGGTCACTCTGACGTGGTTCTAGGTGTCTTGGCTACCAATGACAAAGCCATTTACGAGAGGTTGCAGTTCTTGCAGAACGCTATCGGTGCCATCCCATCCCCATTCGATTCCTGGTTGACCCACAGAGGTTTGAAGACCTTGCATCTGCGTGTCAGACAAGCCGCATTGAGTGCCACCAAGATTGCTGAGTTCTTGGCTCAGGACGACAGAGTCATCGCCGTTAATTATCCAGGTTTGGACAGCCACCCAAACAGAGACGTTGTGAAGAAGCAACACCGCGATGGTCTAGGTGGCGGTATGATCTCGTTCAGAATCAAAGGCGGTGCTGACGCTGCGGCTAAGTTCACCACCTCTACCAGGTTGTTCACCCTCGCTGAGTCGCTCGGTGGCATCGAATCCTTGCTCGAAGTGCCAGCTGTGATGACCCACGGTGGCATTCCAAAGGAGCAAAGAGAAGCAAGCGGAGTTTTTGACGATCTAATCAGATTATCTATCGGTATCGAAGACTCTGACGATTTGCTAGACGACGTCAAGAAAGCCCTTGCTGCTTCAAGTCAATAG
- the RPP2A gene encoding ribosomal protein P2 alpha (ancestral locus Anc_7.96): protein MKYLAAYLLLNAAGSTPNSDNVKAVLESVGIEIEEDKISTLLSSLEGKNVDELIAEGNEKLAAVPTAGPAAGAGAAASGSAAEGAAEEAAEEEKEESDDDMGFGLFD from the coding sequence ATGAAATACTTGGCTGCTTACCTATTGTTGAACGCTGCTGGTTCCACCCCAAACTCTGACAACGTCAAGGCCGTCTTGGAGTCTGTTGGCatcgaaatcgaagaagacaagATCTCCACCCTTTTGTCCTCCTTGGAAGGTAAGAACGTCGATGAATTGATCGCTGAAGGTAACGAGAAATTGGCTGCTGTCCCAACTGCTGgtccagctgctggtgccGGTGCTGCTGCATCCGGATCCGCTGCCGAGGGTGCTGCTGAAGAGGCTgccgaggaagagaaggaagaatcCGACGACGACATGGGTTTCGGCCTATTTGACTAA
- the RPS15 gene encoding 40S ribosomal protein uS19 (ancestral locus Anc_7.95) — protein MSTAPAKKRTFKTYSYRGVDLEQLLGMSNEEFVKLAPARIRRRFARGLGHKPAGFMKKLRAAKLAAPENEKPAVVRTHMRNMIIFPEMIGSVVGVYNGKAFNQVEIRPEMVGHYLGEFSITYTPVRHGRAGATTSRFMPLK, from the coding sequence ATGTCCACTGCTccagcaaagaagagaacttTCAAGACTTACTCTTACAGAGGTGTCGATTTGGAACAACTGTTGGGTATGTCCAATGAGGAATTCGTCAAGTTGGCCCCAGCAagaatcagaagaagatttgCTCGTGGTTTGGGTCACAAGCCAGCTGGtttcatgaagaaattgagaGCCGCTAAGTTGGCTGCTCCAGAGAACGAAAAGCCAGCTGTTGTCAGAACCCACATGAGAAACATGATTATCTTCCCAGAAATGATCGGTTCCGTGGTTGGTGTCTACAACGGTAAGGCGTTCAACCAGGTTGAAATCAGACCTGAAATGGTTGGCCACTACTTGGGTGAATTTTCGATCACCTACACTCCAGTCAGACACGGTAGAGCTGGTGCCACCACTTCCCGTTTCATGCCATTGAAATAA